cctccgaacggagggcaggaggcacgaacagcttccctgctgggcaccctgccggcacctgcacccccaccagggcggacaggatccgctgctcaatctcccactggacggcccccactatgcactgggtcgggaggatggtctccggggaacggtccctccccgcaggttcgtggagccgggaaagggcgtcaggcttagtgttcttggaaccgggggagtaggtgagaacgaagtcgaacctggtgaggaagagggcccaccgggcctgacgggcgttaagtctcttcgcggagcggagataggcgaggttcttatggtccgtgtatacggtaaacggttccttagccccctcgagccagtgccgccactcctgtaatgcggtgaccacagccaacagttcccggttgcccacgtcgtagttcgactcggcggcactgagtcgacgggagaagaaggcgcaggggtgcagcttctggtcgactggggagcgttgggacagcaccgcacccacccctgaatccgaggcgtccacctctacgacgaaagggcggtcagggtcaggatgttgcagaaccgggggactagtgaacgccgccttaagacgagcgaacgccgcatccgcggcagggtcccacttaaaagggatcttggttgaagtaaggcgggttagtggaagcgccatctggctgtaaccacggatgaaacgcctatagaagttggcgaaccccaagaagcgctgcagttccttacggttggacgggaccggccattcagtgaccgcacgcgtcttaatggggtccgcccgtagcttgccctgttctataatgaaccccaggaaggagatgacgggaacatggaactcacacttttctgccttgacgaagagccggttctcgagcaaacgttgtagcaccagccgaacatgttgccggtgctcatgcagagaacgagaaaaaattaaaatgtcgtcaagataaacgaaacagaagatgttgatcatgtcccggagcacgtcgttaatgaggttctggaagacggcaggcgcgtttgtgaggccaaaaggcatgacgaggtattcgaaatggcccaggggggtcttaaacgcggttttccactcgtcgccctctcggatgcgaaccaggtggtaagcgctgcgtaagtctaattttgtgaatattgtggctgattgtaatggagcgaaggcggagtccaacaagggtagcgggtatctatttttaattgtaatttcatttaatccacgatagtccacgcagggccgtagggatttatccttcttccccacgaagaaaaaacccgcccctaacggtgagcgcgaaggtctgatgagaccggcagcgagcgagctgtttatatactccgttaacgcctcacgctcgggatgggatacctgatacagacgcgaggttggcaacggagcgcccgcctgcaggtctatcgcgcaatcgtaggggcggtgtgggggcaaggagcgcgcgcgatcctcgctaaagacctccctaaggtcccgatagcactccggcactccgtcaaggcagatctcctcggggggcgtgacgcgttcgtgcctcccgacggctgactgcaggcagtgctggtaacaataagggctccagctatcgatagcggggcgcgcccatgagatcaccgggttatgcgtctgaagccagggtaaaccgaggatgatcggggcgttccgggaccgcataacataaaaacggcgatgctcaatatgattaccggataacgaaagctttaacggctccgttcgatgcgttaccaccgccaggaggcgcccatctagatcacgcacccgcttcgccacaaccaactcctctaaaaagcaccccagttcggacgcgagatcagtgtccattaaacagtcatctgctcccgaatccaccagggcccgaacccgtcttgaccgggaaccgccgaatacctccgcctcgagctcgagtctattggggtgtcctggtcgcttgtctactcgcctagactcggggggcgacgcgcggggccgtgacttacagtactcgggaggagcgtggaaagacgatcccggatggctggttgcggcgcggggggatggttgggcgccgtttgttgtagcatggtcgcgatgacggcgccttcctacctccgcaccaccgtccttgccgcccagctgcatcggctcgtcccgggagtgatcaccgaacccacgatgttcctcacggtacgtggtgcggcgggacggataccgatcacccccacgctcccggcctcgctccctcaggcgattgtccataaggagggcgaggtcgatcagctcctccaactcggtgctgtggtcgcgggtcgccagctcgtcctttagtaatgagttcaggccacggcgaaacagtccacacagggcccgatcgtcgtacccgctctgcgcggccaggatccggaactcgatggagtagtcagcgaccgaacgccttccctgctgcagggcgagcagccgcccctccgcctctctgccccgcacgggatggtggaacacccgacggaaggctgccacgaaatcaggataggaggtgcggagattcggcttagcgtcgctggtcgcgattgcccacgatgccgccggacctgtcaagagactcatgatataagccaccttggcggcgtcagtggcataggaggacggctgttggtcaaaaacgagcgagcagttgtgtaaaaagtgtccacactgcccgtgctcacccccgtaacgagggggatgtggaagcgagggctccctcgacatagtagggtacgaggagggagcctccgggatggtaggacgaagcccggaaggtggtcttcgttcctccacccgaataaggcgaggttcgagatcatcgaaccaatgagccagcatggagaccgcgccgttgagttccgtaagggcttggctgtgctgactcatttgccgctcttgtcgagcaagagcggacaagatcttttcggcgtctgcgggatccatggtggccggagaattctgtcacgttgagcccgaggcgatgaggaatcgcctcgtgtacaacagaaaaaaagaggtggatccccggagaagcagacaacgaaaagatcttgtgagaacaaaggggtttttaataaagaacaaaaggagcccgaacagggaaaacggtaacagaaaacgctggtcaaataaggaccaggaaaaaataaggaagacaactgaaaacgctcgcgaaacgataaagggcgaggaacaaccgagataacaatctgatcactataagaagtacgcgaatgattgaggccgtaaggcaatagggcagcgagaaatagtcgaacgacgagaatagcaaatcgagagcaatggcacggtaaggaattctccggcagtgagatgactgccggagtcgcctaataaaggcacgtaatcagcccgaaataacgggcaggtgtgccgaacaggcggtgggagaacccgccacctgctggcgagcacgcgacgtgacaatctctaagggagagcccggacaccctgcggagaaaactcatttcggccgcttgtatccgggatctcgttctttcggtcacgacccatagcaaaataaggaagtgagggttggaacgtagatcgaccggtaaattgagagcttcgccctttggctcagctccttcttcactacgacagaccgatacaacgtctgcatcacagcagacgctgcaccaatccgcctgtcgatttctcgctccctcctgccctcactcgtgaacaagaccccaagatacttgaactcctccacttggggcaagatctcccccccgacccggaggggccactccacccttttccgactgaggaccatggtttcagatttggaggtgctgattttcatcccaaccgcttcacactcggctgcgaaacgctccagtgagagttggagagccctgtttgaaggagccaacagcaccacatcatctgcaaaaagcagggatgcaatactgagggcaccaaaacggaccccctcaatccttcggctgcgcctagagattctgtccataaaggttatgaacagaatcggtgacagagggcagccttggcggagtcctaccctcactggaaacgattccgacttactgccgggaatgcgaaccaaactctgacatcgatggtatagtgaccgaacagcccgtattggggggttcggtactccatacccacgaagcaccccccacagaactcccagagggacacggtcaaacgccttctccaagtccacaaaacacatgtagactggttgggcgaattcccacataccctcgagaaccctgctacgggtgtagagctggtccactgttccacggccgggacgaaaaccactctgctcctcctcaatctgaggctcgacttcctgacggaccctcctctccagcacccctgaatagaccttaccagggaggctgaggagtgtgatccctctatagttggaacacaccctccggtccccctttttaaaaagagggactaccaccccggtctgccaatccagaggcactctccccgttgaccacatgatgttgcagaggcgtgtcaaccaggacagccccacaacatccagaaccttgaggaactccgggcggatctcatcctcccccggggccttgccaccgaggagctctttaaccacatcggtgacttcaaccacagagataggagagcccacctcagagtccccaggctctgcttcctccaaggaaggcgtgttggtggagttgaggaggtcttcgaagtactctgcccaccgattcacaacgtcccgagtcgaagtcagcagcgccccatccccactgtacacagtgttagtggtgcactgcttccccctcctgagacgtcggatggtggaccagaatttcctcgaagctgtccggaagtcggcttccatggcctcaccgaactcttcccatgctcgggtttttgcctcggcgaccaccaaagctgccttccgcttggccagtcgatgcccgtcagctgcctctggggtcccacaggccataaaggctcgataggactccttcttcagcttgacggcatcccttactgctggtgtccaccagcgagtacgagggttgccgccacgacaggcaccaaccaccttacggccacaactcagattggccgcctcaacaatagaggcacggaacatggtccactcggactcaatgtcccccgtctcccccggaacatgggaaaagctctgtcggaggtgggagttgaaactccttctgacaggggattccgccagacgctcccaacaaaccctcacaatacgtttgggtctgccaggacggaccggcatcttcccccaccatcggagcctactcaccaccaggtggtgatcagttgacagctccgcccctctcttcacccgagtgtccagaacatgtggccgcaaatccgatgacacgaccacaaggtcgatcatggaactacggcctagggtgtcctggtgccaagtgcacatgtggacacccttatgtttgaacaaggtgttcattatggacagtccgtgacgagcacagaagtccaataacaaaacaccactcgagttctgatcaggggggccgttcctcccaatcacgtccttccaggtctcactgtcattgcccacgtgagcattgaagtcccccagtagaacaagggagtccccagcaggagtactctccagcacaccctccaaggactccaaaaagggtgggtaagctgagctgctgtttggtgcatatgcacaaaccagtcaggacccgtccccccacccgcaggcgaagggatgcaaccctctcgtccaccggtgtgaaccccaatgtacaggcactgagccggggggcaatgagcatgcccacacctgctctgcgcctctcaccgtgagcaactccagagtgaaagagagtccaacccctctcgagaggactggtaccagaacctaggctgtgtgtggaggcaagtccgactatatccagtcggaacttctctgcctcacacaccagtttttCATAAGGGTCTTTGTGAGCCATGcgttgtctggtccctcacctaggacctgtttgccatgggtgaccctgccaggggcataaagccccagacaacttagctcctaggatcattgggacacacaaacccctccaccacggtaaggtgacgtcTCTCGAAGGTAGCAATCTCTTCAAAAGTAAGTGGATAGATTAGAAGCAAGATTCAGTCTTGCCTATTTTTATATAATGACAATTTGTGGGTgcgaaatataaaaaaaaatcctcatctcacccctcgggtggtgtccgtccctcattcagctcgggtcctctaccagaggccaggaagcttgagggttctgcgcagtatccttgctgttcccaacactgcacatttctggactgagatgtccgatgttgttcccgggatctgttgcaaccactcatctagtttgttggtcactgccccgagtgctccgaccaccacaggcacgactgtcacctttaccttccaggctctctccagctcctctctgagcccttggtatttctcaagtttctcatgttccttcttcctgatgtttccatcacttgggaccgctacattcactacaacggctttcctctgccctttatctatgatcacgatatctggttggttcgccattaccatcttgtcagtctggatctggaagttccAGAGGATCttggctctgtcattctccaccaccttcggaggtgtttcccattttgaccttggggtttccagtccatactctgcacagatgtttcggtagactatgccagccacctggttatggcgttccatgtaggctttccctgccagcatcttacaccctgcagttatgtgttggatcaaacacacacacacacacacacacacacacagacacattccaaacacacattttctcTGGGGAGAGAATGATTATTcaaatttaaatgcaatttaatTAACCAGAAATGTGTTGACCAGTCTTCGCGGCGCATGCCATCTTCCCCTCTGAATTTGACAACTGTTTGGGACCACTATGGTCAATGTGACAGTGCCTGCTCTGAACAGCAGAAAACACTGAGAGTCTGGAAGAACTGCCACCcctcaaatgtaacattttcttttttttatttggtttgtatagaaatacttaaaaaataaaataaaatgaagtagcACCATTACTTATCATGTATAActtgacatttcagaaaaataaaaattcttgatattttttcaaatcttGTCTCAGGAAATATAAAATTAGCGTTTGACCATGAGGTTCCAGGTTCTttgtcagaaaataaaatatatttgttcttaaaattaatgtattaattaattaatgtattATTAGTGTATTTATACTAACAACTACAAATACATAAACAAGTGgtaaacaatgtatcaaaatagaaATCCTAAAAGTGGTGCAACAGAATCCCGTAATTCCCACCAAAATCCCATACATACAAATTTAAGAAAGCATTAAATGTATCTTTGTCTTCACCTTGCAAAGATTTACACATTTCAATGTTTCATAAACATGTACAATAAAATATGCTTTATATTACGGAACGAAAAATATGCAAAGTGAAGCAGATTTAAAGTGTTGCCGAACCTATTGAAACTTCATCTCATCAGAATCCtacaaaatacaaaacgtaTTTTGTGCGTTTGGTTCTCACCCGCACACGAGTATGGTATTAAAATACTGCATACAGTGATCAATGCCAATAGGCTGtactaaaaaataaacaagatttCAACCGAGCTTCACTGAACTCACAATATTTGTAAACATCTTTGCAATAAGAAATATGCTTGTTCAAGTCaaaaaagggtaaaaaaaacttgtcattTCAGAGTTCAAGAAAATGCATTCTATCCACAAACGTGCAGGATATCTCTGCAAACAGGAACTGAAGTGtctttgtatgtatttattgttaatttaatgttcatttagttCCTGTTTAGTTCCGCAGCTTGTGGCAGGCATCTTTATTACATTCCTTTGAGCAAACTCGATGGCACAGCCTGCAGCCAGCCTTAAGTCGGCTCCACACACCTGCATCCAATGTCTTAGATCACATAAATATTAGTTACAACTGACAAGGGCTATTGATAGCTATTTTTTCATACTCAAAACATGCATCTCGATGTTGAAAATATTTCCCCAAGCCACAGTACAATCTTTTGCTCAAGCCAACAAACCCAGAAGGAACTGTTTCTGTTCCTTTTCACATGGCAGCCTCTAATATACAGCTCCTCTGTAATCCTATGTACACCTTCCAAACTGCGGACGATTATCGATTCTGTCAAAGCAATATGAAGAGTGAGTCATTCTTAGGAAAATATACGTATAGCCTGAGTAACGCCGGTGTGGCAGACGGGGCATTTAGGCTCGCTTCGCTCGCAGATACGATTGGCACAGTCCATACAAAAGAGGTTGTGCCCACAGGGGACCAGTGCTGCAATCACCTCGCTTTCAAAGCACACTGAACAGTCGCGGCTTCCTTTACGGCTGGTGGATgatgaggaggacgaggaggaagaggagcaggcAGAAGAATCGCATGGAACGCAAGGAAGATGAGAGTTTGTCAGGGAGGCAACTGCGTGGACATAACCGGGGAAACTGAGCAAGTCTTCACTCGGGTCAGTGCAGAGCTTTCGTGCAAACTGGTGCTCGTTGTGGAGGGGCGGTGACATTCTTGCCTGGGACGTGTTTCTGTTCATTCTTCTCTGATTCAGCACTGTGCCATTGGAATTGGCGGGAAAGATATCCGGCGTGGAGATGGGAGAGCTGCCTCCAGTAAAAGTGGGGTTAATTCGATTTTCGCACTGGGACCAAAAAATGGCTGGTTGGGAAGGCGGGAGGTCAAGCCCTGGTGGGGAATCGAAAGTTGGATCAGTGCAGTCAGGGGAGATTGActcatttccaaaaacaaagccATTGCCATTTGTGTTGACGCTGATATTGTTGTCATTGTTGCTATTCACGTTATTGGTTGTGTAACTGGGTGCAGGGCTAGGGGGGCTGTAGTCTGGCATGCGGGAATTAGTACCGAAGTAGGAGTCGGTGGAGGTGCTTCCTAGGGAGGAGGACGAGTTATTGCGGTACTTGGAGAAGGGCTTGCGCACAGAGGTGGGTGTCATCCCAACGCTGTGCTTTGACCACACAGCGGAGTGCCCATTGAGATCAAAACCCACATCTGTTCCGTTGGCATGGAAGTCATTTTCATCCTGCACTTCAATAAGACCCCCTGTTCTCATTTCGATATGAGTTTCAATCTCCTCACGGGCTCGGTCTACATTTTCTGGCATCCCTGTCACCTCAAACACAGGTTCCTTGTCCCGACTCGGAGTCACAATGTAAGTGTGGGTCTGTTGCTGGATGCGTTTAATTGTAGCGCCCTTGGGGCCTACAACAAGACCCACTACGCGGTAAGGTACTCGTACTTGGATGGTAGTTTGTCCAGGTAGGTTAGGAGGCCCTGGAACTGGAGTACCGCTGCCATTTATGCTGGTGTTCTTGTTTCTGGAAGCCCGAATCATAGAGAAATGTTCTGCCGCTGAGATGATCTCCCTCCTGGCCATCGCCACATCCTCCCTTCTGCCCGTCACGACAAAAATTGGCTCCTCACCTCGGACCGGAGTCTTGATATAGGTGTTGGTCTTTGCTCGCAGTGCTTTAATCTTGCAACCTGACCCAAGGAGCAAAAGGTGAAAGTCAAAGCAGGTTAAAAAATATTGGATTGAAATATTTTCAGATTATATATTGTAAAGATGTGGGAAGTCGcttcgctgatggtgtagcggTACACTCGCCTCATTTGTGTGCGGGCattgtgggatcggttcccactcagtgatggtgtgaatgttggtgtgaatggtcgtttgtctcgaGATGTGCT
This Hippocampus zosterae strain Florida chromosome 4, ASM2543408v3, whole genome shotgun sequence DNA region includes the following protein-coding sequences:
- the mex3b gene encoding RNA-binding protein MEX3B, which gives rise to MPSSLFAECSVQEDALDDQRALQIALDQLSLLGLGNDDNPLYDDRQESRTKSVNMTECVPVPSSEHVAEIVGRQGCKIKALRAKTNTYIKTPVRGEEPIFVVTGRREDVAMARREIISAAEHFSMIRASRNKNTSINGSGTPVPGPPNLPGQTTIQVRVPYRVVGLVVGPKGATIKRIQQQTHTYIVTPSRDKEPVFEVTGMPENVDRAREEIETHIEMRTGGLIEVQDENDFHANGTDVGFDLNGHSAVWSKHSVGMTPTSVRKPFSKYRNNSSSSLGSTSTDSYFGTNSRMPDYSPPSPAPSYTTNNVNSNNDNNISVNTNGNGFVFGNESISPDCTDPTFDSPPGLDLPPSQPAIFWSQCENRINPTFTGGSSPISTPDIFPANSNGTVLNQRRMNRNTSQARMSPPLHNEHQFARKLCTDPSEDLLSFPGYVHAVASLTNSHLPCVPCDSSACSSSSSSSSSSTSRKGSRDCSVCFESEVIAALVPCGHNLFCMDCANRICERSEPKCPVCHTGVTQAIRIFS